From one Catellatospora sp. IY07-71 genomic stretch:
- a CDS encoding chromosome partitioning protein, with product MTDWEWPPDEISGPGEDSKPAARGQGTRASAPVPRPDQPMAGVPIAVPAPQAGIPLAGPQPVAGGADLTATMPVPLPPRGAASVPVPLPPTAVPVQPHSAPIPLPPQTGPAPIPAPPVPAPPQSSARPADPIPVPPQRPADQQGGVPPIPAPPTTPAPQRPPVTAVPPPQTAPGVWPVASQQNPQVPPLPPMPATPTPQQGPQFGNPQQPTAAGEVYLPTAEEFARRRAQRPADPVAHMGIQAALRKTTFGLVNLSPGQREQEVRRATDLVRRNFGGLRQITVVNPKGGAGKTVAVLLLAMTFGRKRGGYVLAWDNNETQGTLGMRSQQDFHSRTVRDLLRDLHQFQGAQSRVGDLSQYVRAQGDGMFEVLASDESATAGEMLTAHAFAEIREVVSRFYKLIMVDTGNNVRAENWQAAIDATDQLVVTMSARNDSAETAARMLDHLEQTGRSRLVRQAVTIVSLPPSRRELDIPAIERHFAARTRAVLIAPYERMLDSGEPIDYARLSEESQDAWLRIAASVAEGL from the coding sequence ATGACGGACTGGGAGTGGCCGCCGGACGAGATCAGCGGCCCTGGCGAGGACAGCAAGCCGGCCGCGCGTGGCCAGGGGACCCGGGCGTCCGCGCCCGTCCCGCGCCCAGACCAGCCGATGGCCGGGGTGCCCATCGCGGTGCCGGCCCCGCAGGCGGGCATCCCGCTGGCCGGGCCGCAGCCCGTGGCGGGCGGGGCCGACCTCACCGCCACCATGCCGGTGCCGCTGCCGCCGCGTGGCGCCGCCTCGGTCCCGGTGCCGCTGCCGCCGACCGCCGTGCCGGTGCAGCCGCACAGCGCCCCGATCCCGCTGCCGCCGCAGACCGGCCCCGCGCCGATCCCCGCGCCCCCGGTCCCGGCCCCGCCGCAGAGCAGCGCGCGGCCGGCCGACCCGATCCCGGTCCCGCCGCAGCGTCCCGCCGACCAGCAGGGCGGCGTGCCGCCGATCCCGGCGCCGCCCACCACGCCCGCACCGCAGCGCCCGCCGGTCACCGCCGTGCCGCCGCCGCAGACCGCACCAGGCGTATGGCCCGTCGCCTCCCAGCAGAACCCGCAGGTCCCGCCGCTGCCCCCGATGCCGGCCACGCCGACCCCGCAGCAGGGCCCGCAGTTCGGCAACCCGCAGCAGCCCACCGCCGCCGGTGAGGTCTACCTGCCCACCGCCGAGGAGTTCGCCCGCCGCCGCGCCCAGCGCCCCGCCGACCCCGTCGCCCACATGGGCATCCAGGCGGCCCTGCGCAAGACCACGTTCGGCCTGGTCAACCTCAGCCCCGGCCAGCGCGAGCAGGAGGTTCGCCGCGCCACCGACCTGGTCCGCCGCAACTTCGGCGGCCTGCGCCAGATCACCGTCGTCAACCCCAAGGGCGGCGCCGGCAAGACCGTCGCCGTCCTCCTGCTCGCCATGACCTTCGGCCGCAAACGCGGCGGCTACGTCCTCGCCTGGGACAACAACGAGACCCAGGGCACCCTCGGCATGCGCTCCCAGCAGGACTTCCACTCCCGCACCGTCCGCGACCTCCTCCGCGACCTGCACCAGTTCCAGGGCGCCCAGAGCCGCGTAGGCGACCTCTCCCAGTACGTCCGCGCACAAGGCGACGGCATGTTCGAAGTGCTGGCCTCAGACGAATCAGCCACCGCCGGCGAGATGCTCACCGCCCACGCCTTCGCCGAGATCCGCGAGGTCGTCAGCCGCTTCTACAAACTGATCATGGTCGACACCGGCAACAACGTCCGCGCCGAAAACTGGCAGGCAGCTATCGACGCCACAGACCAGCTGGTAGTCACCATGTCAGCCAGAAACGACTCCGCGGAAACAGCAGCCCGCATGCTCGACCACCTGGAGCAGACCGGCCGCAGCAGACTCGTACGCCAGGCAGTGACCATCGTCAGCCTCCCCCCGAGCCGCCGCGAACTCGACATCCCCGCCATCGAACGCCACTTCGCCGCCCGCACCCGCGCCGTCCTCATCGCCCCCTACGAGCGCATGCTCGACTCCGGCGAACCGATCGACTACGCCCGCCTCAGCGAAGAGTCCCAGGACGCGTGGCTGCGTATTGCGGCTTCGGTGGCGGAGGGTTTGTAG
- a CDS encoding LOG family protein — MSAATPLEIESVQELAERLAERSLAGLTVQGLTIDQDLSRIKVKDAVFIGCSFPSLAAEAALVRRGAHVVPVADWVPYPTHPARLYTAADLTAGFAEGGFANMYDSRVYRHFVTEGGPNAGVREALAQRLHDHGIDNALHDAAADWAPARRIGIMGGHAELRGSDAYRLAAAIGHGLAGAGRLIVTGGGPGVMEAANLGSYLAAYPVEALDAAVGRLAEAPDFHDHDPYTRTALHVLAEYPAVDLWAGGLSVPTWLYGHEPANVFAGQIAKYFSNAIREDVILKLARGGIVFAPGRAGTVQEVFQAATKTYYATDGDSGPFVFLGRRFWTEQLPVTELLRTLLGGAELASLVHVTDDVTEALAILC, encoded by the coding sequence ATGTCTGCTGCCACCCCGTTGGAGATCGAGTCTGTGCAGGAGCTGGCCGAGCGGCTGGCGGAGAGGAGCCTTGCGGGGCTGACCGTGCAGGGGCTGACGATCGATCAGGATCTGTCGCGCATCAAGGTGAAGGACGCCGTCTTCATCGGTTGTTCGTTTCCCAGCCTGGCCGCGGAGGCGGCGCTGGTACGCCGGGGGGCGCACGTGGTGCCGGTGGCGGACTGGGTGCCGTATCCGACGCATCCGGCACGGCTGTACACGGCCGCGGATCTGACGGCGGGGTTCGCGGAGGGCGGGTTCGCGAACATGTACGACTCGCGGGTGTACCGGCATTTCGTGACGGAGGGCGGGCCGAACGCGGGGGTGCGGGAGGCGCTCGCGCAGCGGTTGCACGATCACGGGATCGACAACGCGCTGCATGACGCGGCGGCGGACTGGGCTCCGGCGCGCCGGATCGGGATCATGGGCGGGCACGCGGAGCTGCGGGGCAGTGACGCGTATCGGCTGGCCGCGGCGATCGGGCACGGGCTGGCGGGGGCGGGGCGGCTGATCGTGACGGGCGGCGGGCCGGGTGTGATGGAGGCGGCGAACCTGGGGTCGTACCTGGCGGCGTACCCGGTGGAGGCGCTGGACGCGGCGGTGGGGCGGCTGGCGGAGGCGCCGGACTTCCACGACCACGACCCGTATACGCGGACGGCTCTGCATGTGCTGGCGGAGTATCCGGCGGTGGACCTGTGGGCGGGCGGCCTGTCGGTGCCGACGTGGCTGTACGGACACGAGCCGGCGAACGTGTTCGCGGGGCAGATCGCGAAGTACTTCTCGAACGCGATCCGGGAGGACGTGATCCTGAAGCTGGCGCGTGGCGGCATCGTGTTCGCGCCGGGCCGGGCGGGCACCGTGCAGGAGGTCTTCCAGGCGGCGACGAAGACGTACTACGCGACGGACGGCGACAGCGGCCCGTTCGTGTTCCTGGGCCGCCGCTTCTGGACGGAGCAGCTGCCGGTGACGGAGCTGCTGCGTACCCTCCTCGGCGGCGCCGAGCTGGCCTCCCTGGTCCACGTCACCGACGACGTAACCGAAGCCCTCGCCATCCTCTGCTGA
- the fbaA gene encoding class II fructose-bisphosphate aldolase: MPIASPEVYAEMLDRAKAGAFAYPAINVSSSQTLHAALQGFAEAESDGIIQVSTGGAEYLSGPTIKDMVTGSVAFAAFAHEVAKKYSVNVALHTDHCPKNKLDGFVRPLLAISAERVARGENPLFQSHMWDGSAVPLDENLQIAEELLALTHAAKIVLEIEVGVVGGEEDGVVGAIDEKLYSTVEDALATAAALGLGEKGRYMTALTFGNVHGVYKPGNVKLRPEILKEIQEQVGAKYGKEKPFDLVFHGGSGSLLSEIRDAVDYGVVKMNVDTDTQYAFTRPVVEHMFRNYDGVLKIDGEVGNKKQYDPRAWGKAAESGMAARVAQACQDLRSTGTRIK; this comes from the coding sequence ATGCCTATCGCATCCCCTGAGGTCTACGCCGAGATGCTCGACCGCGCCAAGGCCGGCGCGTTCGCCTACCCCGCGATCAACGTCTCCTCCTCGCAGACGCTGCACGCCGCGCTGCAGGGCTTCGCGGAGGCGGAGAGCGACGGGATCATCCAGGTCTCCACCGGCGGCGCCGAGTACCTGTCCGGCCCGACCATCAAGGACATGGTCACCGGTTCGGTCGCCTTCGCCGCGTTCGCGCACGAGGTCGCCAAGAAGTACTCGGTGAACGTCGCGCTGCACACCGACCACTGCCCCAAGAACAAGCTGGACGGCTTCGTCCGCCCGCTGCTGGCGATCTCCGCCGAGCGCGTGGCCCGGGGCGAGAACCCGCTGTTCCAGTCGCACATGTGGGACGGCTCGGCGGTGCCGCTGGACGAGAACCTGCAGATCGCCGAGGAGCTGCTCGCGCTGACCCACGCCGCGAAGATCGTCCTCGAGATCGAGGTCGGCGTCGTCGGCGGCGAGGAGGACGGCGTCGTCGGCGCGATCGACGAGAAGCTGTACTCGACCGTCGAGGACGCGCTGGCCACCGCCGCCGCGCTGGGCCTGGGTGAGAAGGGCCGCTACATGACCGCCCTCACCTTCGGCAACGTGCACGGCGTGTACAAGCCGGGCAACGTCAAGCTCCGCCCGGAGATCCTGAAGGAGATCCAGGAGCAGGTCGGCGCCAAGTATGGCAAGGAGAAGCCGTTCGACCTGGTGTTCCACGGCGGCTCCGGCTCGCTGCTGTCGGAGATCCGCGACGCCGTCGACTACGGCGTGGTCAAGATGAACGTGGACACCGACACCCAGTACGCGTTCACCCGCCCGGTCGTGGAGCACATGTTCCGCAACTACGACGGCGTGCTGAAGATCGACGGCGAGGTCGGCAACAAGAAGCAGTACGACCCGCGCGCCTGGGGCAAGGCCGCCGAGTCCGGCATGGCCGCCCGCGTGGCGCAGGCCTGCCAGGACCTCCGCTCCACCGGCACCCGGATCAAGTAG
- a CDS encoding DUF3151 domain-containing protein yields the protein MRNLMPEPPATLLPDDENAAAALAAADDPTPVAADHPTYSAAWAALAQNALTAGQPVTAYAYARTGYHRGLDQLRRAGWKGHGPVPWSHEANRGFLRCLHALSVAAAEINEADEAARCAQFLRDCDPAAFDALNS from the coding sequence ATGCGGAACCTGATGCCAGAACCACCCGCCACCCTGCTCCCCGACGACGAGAACGCGGCCGCCGCCCTCGCCGCCGCCGACGACCCCACCCCGGTCGCCGCCGACCACCCGACCTACAGCGCAGCCTGGGCCGCCCTGGCCCAGAACGCCCTCACCGCAGGCCAGCCCGTCACCGCGTACGCGTACGCCCGCACCGGCTACCACCGGGGGCTGGACCAGCTGCGCCGTGCCGGCTGGAAGGGCCACGGACCGGTGCCCTGGTCGCACGAGGCGAATCGGGGCTTTTTGCGGTGTCTGCATGCGCTGTCGGTGGCTGCTGCGGAGATCAATGAGGCGGATGAGGCGGCGCGGTGTGCGCAGTTTTTGAGGGATTGTGATCCGGCGGCGTTTGATGCTTTGAACTCTTGA